The Panicum virgatum strain AP13 chromosome 3N, P.virgatum_v5, whole genome shotgun sequence genome includes the window TCCATTTCGAACAGCCTAGGCATCCGGCTTTTGCAGAGATTGCTACTGAAGATTTACGAGCAGCGAATTTCACAGGGAAATCAAAGTGGGCGAACTGACACCTTCATCCATCAAGATTCACCAATGTCAGCACGCCCAGCAGCTTCCATTACAGCCAGCACGGTACTCTGCTTTCTAGCTGTCCCCATGGTgcagctcggcaattcggcAAACCACCAAAGATGCCACGCCGACGCGCAAAGCGAAAGCTAACCCTAACTAGAAACAACTCCGTGTGATAAAAAAAAGGTGAATATTTACCTAGTAATTGTAAGTCTGTAACGAACAAATTAGCGGACGCCAAGAACAGATGCGAAGAGGGGAaaaagagggagaagagattgGGGTGGGAAGAGGTCGCGCCAGAAGAGAATCCGGCAGCGGTCAGGAGCCGTCGTCGTGGTCGtcgcggcggccgaggaggagcgcggcgaagctggcggcggcgcagagcgcggcgacggcgttgCCCTCGCGCAGCAGCACGCGGAGCGCGAGGCCCGCGATGTcccgcgtggcgcggcggccctCCGCGACGAGCGACCGCCGGGGCCGCCCCGCGAAGGCCAGCAGCACCAGCACGGTGATCCACGTCACCAGCATGGCGGGAGCCGCCACGGCCAGCGCGGCGCCCATGGACAGCAGCCCGAACACGGCGCCGTACATCACGGACGCGTACAGCGCCGCGGGCcacgccgggggcggcggcccggaggcggaggcggaggccgagTGGTAGTACCAGGCGCGGACGGAGGCCAGCAGGCTCCAGGACGAGCAGAGCAGCGCGGCGTACACGGCCAGGAAGAGCGCCACCCAGGTCCGCCGCCGGCTCAGCGCGCGCAGCAGGAGGGAGGTCCAGGGGGGccaggccgcctccgccgcctcctgatCCGCCATGGACGGGACGCGGATCCGATGCTGGGGTAGGGATGCTTTGcttgctcccgccgccggcgattccTGCCTGGTGCCTGGGTTTTTGGATGGttcgcctcggcggcggccggcagcaggTGGGTGGAGGGGAGCTTGCTGGTTTGCCTGACTGGGTGGTGAAGGGAGCAGCGGCAAGCAGCTGGGAAGCGGAGCTTTGCTTGGCTAGGTGGCGAGCGATTCTGGGATTGGCGATTTCCTGGCTGCCCTGAGCTTCACTTTCCCTTGCGATTTCTTTGCCATTTCCACCCTCCTCTCCCCTTTGTCTGCACCGCGGCTACTGTACGGTCAGACCCGCGGTCGTCGCCGACAGGCCTTTCCTCCCGTTCTTTTGGGCTCAATAGCTGCTGATTTGGCGGCCCACGGGTAAAGTTCCCCACGCCCACTTAGGCCTCCTTCAGTTCGGCCTGGAACAACCCGGAATGTAGCCCGTTCCACCCGGATCGGTCCGGCCTTTTTCGAAAACGGGTCTGATTCGGAATAACCGTTCGTTTAAGTCCGGCTTCGAATGAAAATGGGCCGTTCCAAGCCTTTCCGCCTCATCCTCAGTCCGGAATCCATCCACACCTCAAACCTCGAGGAATCGTTCCGCGTCACGAGACCTTctggaacttttttcttttttatatttaaaaaaaattaaaatttcaaaaatatatgtccgttttcaaaaatttcaaaaatataccccggtcgccctcccataaggcgacaggcccaatgtgtaattttttttttcaaatttgcaacgaagtccctggagaaaaaaaaaacaagccatgtcgcccgttggggggcgacaggggcctgtcgcccggcccacgggcgaccgccgctgggcccggcCTACAGTCGCGGccgggggcctgtcgcccccccccccgggcgaccggggtCTCCCCCCTTATAAAAGCTCctgccctccccttccctcctcatttgagcccgaaaattccaccaaaaatctagaaaaaaaaagagaggagtgaggagaaggaaagcggcgaagccctgccggattcagcacttgtgatctgcaggttagtacatttagtttaaatattgttatatttaagtactacgtatttaaatatgagtaatttaatttaattagtgctatagtagatccatttaagtaggagttcaatgatactttagtttgtagttacgtagtagtaaattagtttagaaaattagttctacgcatttattattacaattgcagtgctattagagacatgtttataatttaattatgatttagaatagaatttggcatatgcagtatagaattcgagagtcatcacgtagttatgaatacttatacgttatagttgaattccatacttagtttttacggattattgaataaggtagtgaagtaaagagtataactcgataagtattatgtgatatacagatatgtcgagcaaaatgcagtttcaagtattttatggtgaatacaatgttatgtatgggccaaatggagtagatctttctgcctttaagcgcacatctagcggcatagataaacctctggaaaggaattttggttccatatgtaagtggctgcagcgtgggttccatgttgatccgttgacacatgtgatcactgtccagtctcttgttaattgggaggtagaaagtgaattatgggaattaatgatgatacacagcactgatgactggcagaagtacatgcaagcagctctagagcgtgggtggcctctggccattcttgttcaaatccgggataagacacaaaatgaaatccaacattgtgcagatcaaggaactccgagtattcgaagacagaccaattatgttgagcaagatgagtcagaagagacagagaaccaaaacatgggaccacagggccttgctgatgagggagagaggatacatagtattgtggacgagatggaggcagaagaccaaaccgcaatagagatggaagaatatgaggactcatatgatgacgagcagtactcattgccaaaagagtggaaagagcatggttttggcagtcatatcgcagaagatgtacgaaatcaggagtgggagtacagagggaatgaggtagtgcaaggtgcaacatatccaaacattgaagccgtaaaagatgctgtgagactatgggcaatctcattgaaacgagaattcagagtcgtgaagtctggcagtaaagaatatgaggtgaagtgtgtgaatgctggatgtccatggcgagtacatgcattcaagggaaaatggaagtcaaactggaaatgttccattgtcacagagcacacttgtttgctgtcagaagttattccctcgcatcgcaatatatcatgcgactttgttgcaaagcaaatgtatgggtttattatggacaacctaaattatgagccaaaaatgattattcgacacattgagcagacttaccagtacaccatcagttatttgaaggcatggcgggctaaacaaagggtgttcgagatgaggttcggcacatacaaggcatcatatgataacctacctcgtatgttatcccaggttgctgctagaaatcctggaagcttttatgacacataccttttaccagccgtgactaggggacaaagaattatgcaacgagccttcttttgcataggtgcttctgttagagcatttcagttttgttttttttgaatgcaggtatggagatggactccttgctagacccagtgatcgactcgagccacaggtcttactttgcagctgttgtgCACCGAGccctgtggcttacttccgccgtcctggtttatgacatcgcggttgaggcatattgcccctggagagtcaggagacagtttgggcagcgccaggagtttccggtgcccaccgcgttggagcgtgtcagtcgccaggaccacaggtaattatgaatgaacttggctcatacattcgtgtcgattctaacgattcttcgtggtccactttataggttgtcaaggagtggcttgccgtgctctgatgattggctcaccaagatccagccgtgggtggaccaatgggaacaggcagacgagcacttggtccatccaacaggaccacacacagatagctcctttagggcttacctcacctggtacttaccccggactcgggctcgtctggtttttgttgacactcacccgcagccacaccaggcgaggcctcaggatggctatgcccggcaccacgtggaggcactagctggcgcggtgagtctcttgatcatatttgcatatatatatatatataatcatattcataagataattcatgtgtttgtaactttactgaattgatgcagtttcgcctttgcaacatgatggagacggactgctcgacttacctgacgagggtacgtgccggatccccaatgacccagtttgagcagatagaggcatggtcgaggcagcgtgatcagttgcgtcaggtaacgcacaacttcggaagccgtgtgcagtacgaagacagccacgggtcgtctcaggcgtcgtcgtcgttcccgtgtccgtcgaccatacacgggccgacgtcgcagttcttcccaagtacaGGTAAcatacatatctctttaaaattacatcaagtgttcctacatatttactaatatcacatacaggatacgatctagctactgcgttcggccatactggaatgtttagagggacagcaccagttggcggaccgtatccagggatggtaccggggccacagataccggcgtgcacaggttaatttatgtttcgtatttcggtttctacatgtcattacgaaatatacgagcgtacgctaacatccatattttttgcgtaggattctaccccgatgcgggcgccggaccttcttcttcctcctttcgaccagataacgagacattcaccttagacgacttcgacagcttgagtccagaagatcctgccgcgcaaggtgaccccgatgtcttggggtattcacagctaggaggagcaccacttgggatctctcagcagcagacaccgcagccccttgcgcgtcctgagcgacaggtgaggtctccggatgttctcacctactccgagggacatgtccgtgcccagcagagggctaagagggtccgacgccctaggggtggttagatgtatatgatgtttatttgtaatgagatagctgtggaccgcttatttgtatccgatgtttatgattgtggtaggttccttgtcatttgtttttatagatattatttatgtgaacttattatgtttgtgggttccataatgctcgtgaaataagggaagttcttgcgatttttttccgtgatttaatgaaggacaagtaacgtgcggtaggagttagcggccgagatcttgccgacgatgatgacgaatacacgctcgaatagctcaaaataggtccctgcaaaaataaaagtccgagaaaaaaaagggggggcctgtcgcccccccccaatgggcgacaggggcctgtcgcccccccccaatggtttaatcatgtgagggtccagaccgctcttgaccgtgagcacggctaaccggttagtttacactctgcagaggtagcacatctttacccacaagtcgtgtttCCCATGTTGCCCGGATTTGTAAAGCCCTTAAACACTTtctttggtgagtggctagggattcactacgaggtctttacaaagattccctagtgCGGACTGCTCGCTAGGTTACATGAACAGCGCAGTGTATAAAGCTCCCTTAAGGATAACGTGTCTTAGCTAAGCCCACAACCCAAACGAGCAGGTCTATACACCAACTACCGACACCCCAGCCCTTTTCAGGTAAAGCATATCACACACTAAGGTTTCTAATTAATTGACCAAGCCAGAGCCATATAGCTTTGTGGTTGCACTATTGTCCTGGGTGGTcgctccatgttccaattaatatTTATGGCCTTGCAATTACATCGTCATAGTTGAACATAGAGCATAAATAAGTATTAATATTGTCTAATACCATCCCAGTTAAGCAAACTAAGCAGCATCTACCATCAAGACTCAAGAGGGGCAAACCAGCTCCTGGCTGTTGGAATTTAGTGGTTGGGGTTGAGAATGCTCCACAACGTCACATTATGTTTCTTTACATGTGGTTTTTACTCTTCTGAGATTATCCATTGTTGGCTGACTAATTGAGTTTTGATCGTCCCCTTTCGAAAGAATAACATCCTATGCACTGTTTCCACAACATTAGCTAGAATCTATTATACATCCTTGTACACATAAACACACTTTTTAATCATATGGGTTGTTATGTTTTCTGTTCACTTATACCTAAGGGATTTGATTTATCATTGCAGCTGGCCGAGTTGGCTGGCTCAAATTCCGCTAGTCAGTTCAAGGGATTAGATTATTACAGATTAATCCTAAAGCTAAACAATGCGACGGACAAAATAAGGATTTGCTGGGTTCAGAGTCTTTTTCTGCCCTCCTACTCCTTTTCCAACAACCTGCATTTCCAACAACCTGAATCTGATGTAGTGTTTCGAGAAAATAAGATTTCTCCAGATGAATCCAAGTATGGACAACAAATTGAATTCTTCACTACCTAGTAGCCTACGTGGTGTGAGCTTGGTCTTGTTAGTTGTGAGAAGAGAGATGAAGCTTGTGCAGCTTGTGCTTCGCTGCTAGCTCTTGGTTATGGCTAGCTGCTGTGATGACTTATTCCTCACAGTTCTTGTATAATTAGCACTTTGATTTTCTTTGTAGCTTGCAAATTGATTGGTGATTACCAAAAATTTCAATGGTGATAAATTGTTTTCAGTAGATCCAAATTTCTAGAGAAGTAACGTTACTTGCTGATTTATGCATATATGTAAATAAGGGCTGTCAGAAGAGATAAACCAAGTAGATGCCAATTTGTGCACTTTGTTTCAGCTCAGAGCATTTTGTTGGCTGGAAGAGTGTCACACCCAGTTTCAAAGGCAAAAATCAGATGCATATATTACATGTGCGCCAGAATCAAAATTTACACACATGTAACAACTCAGTGAATACCAAAAAACAGTGCCAAAACATAAAGAGAGTATTATAATTATTATATGACCGAAAGTCTCATAAACTAAACAAATAAGCGAGTACTAGCAGCGGAAATAACACGGACGTCTCCACAGGCAGTCGACTGAAAGTACGCTCGCCTAGAACTCGTCGAAATCTCCAGGAAGATCCTCAAATCTCTCGTCTGAGCAGCAGTCCGGGTAGTGTAGATGCAAATAAATAAACACAAGCGTGAGCACATGTCGTACTCAGCAAGAGAAGAATAGTATAATAAACATACAAGGCTTTATAAGTGGAAAGGCTGATGGGTTTAAGCAGTTAGCATTT containing:
- the LOC120665841 gene encoding uncharacterized protein LOC120665841; its protein translation is MADQEAAEAAWPPWTSLLLRALSRRRTWVALFLAVYAALLCSSWSLLASVRAWYYHSASASASGPPPPAWPAALYASVMYGAVFGLLSMGAALAVAAPAMLVTWITVLVLLAFAGRPRRSLVAEGRRATRDIAGLALRVLLREGNAVAALCAAASFAALLLGRRDDHDDGS